A stretch of the Festucalex cinctus isolate MCC-2025b chromosome 20, RoL_Fcin_1.0, whole genome shotgun sequence genome encodes the following:
- the nub1 gene encoding NEDD8 ultimate buster 1 isoform X1, with translation MAEQNLEAKLKNLLKQDKIQLWKAPYSDDAQQPGHAHLQELAERYGTLLRMPGSEVAAALEVIRVQALRRGQRNQTFRETNIATVELLLPRGCSKDSKSKTFMETRLDVTAQELMDRIAQEVGLKSFKVILNGKTLNGGLRLDQQGVSNHSKMMVLKASAVASAGAGQSTSQGGSDGHPASQSASHDHSVQRTHRGFQILAERDGSDDLQTTPFLEVADQKGNPLKIPHKEKKALILAMGLHEKGRALMKRKCHDEALCHLLQADLHFSECGSELLGAVDNHGVLQLDIVWCYQALEALSCLEDGRERLRLAEDCFHRCYGEQQQRLLMIKGNAGREEALFLRLHLLQSLLAFVDGNDLQAQQQLSQVELLYARLCPAADKMTQLMLLGFSEREARLGLRACHGDVHEAAMLVSNQRQEREELRQREHRKRQQTKANLAVLTEAGYAARDAAAALKRADGNLDRAFQILLDASQTLAATNSDHDQKLQQLLYLGFERSPVEAALALTGGDVQLATELLMDNWGAVPSLVTSPSEEEPSTSSGSTDDIELVNEVLEDIPRHEDDYLDLTLEEELQLINTIKTHLSRSLTD, from the exons ATGGCGGAGCAGAACCTGGAAGCTAAACTGAAGAACCTCCTCAAGCAGGACAAGATCCAGCTGTGGAAGGCGCCCTACAGCGATGACGCGCAGCAGCCCGGACACGCGCACCTACAG GAGCTAGCGGAGCGCTACGGCACCCTGCTGCGCATGCCGGGGTCAGAGGTCGCGGCCGCTCTGGAGGTCATCCGCGTGCAGGCGCTGAGGAGAGGTCAGCGGAATCAGACCTTTCGGGAAACCAACATCGCCACCGTCGAGCTGCTGCTGCCGCGAGGCTGCAGCAAG GACAGCAAGTCAAAGACGTTCATGGAGACCAGGCTGGATGTGACTGCTCAGGAGCTGATGGACAG GATTGCACAAGAAGTTGGCCTTAAATCCTTCAAGGTGATCCTCAATGGGAAAACTCTGAATGGCG GTCTGCGCCTGGACCAGCAGGGCGTTAGCAACCACAGCAAGATGATGGTCCTCAAGGCCAGCGCCGTCGCCTCCGCTGGCGCCGGGCAGTCCACTTCTCAGGGCGGCAGCGACGGCCACCCTGCTTCGCAGTCCGCCTCGCACGACCACAGCGTCCAGCGCACGCACAGAGGCTTCCAGATCCTGGCCGAGAGAG ACGGCAGTGACGACCTTCAGACCACGCCCTTCCTGGAGGTCGCCGACCAGAAGGGAAACCCGCTGAAGATCCCCCACAAGGAGAAGAAG GCACTGATCCTCGCCATGGGCCTCCATGAGAAGGGGCGGGCCCTCATGAAGAGGAAATGCCACGACGAAGCACTCTGTCACCTCCTGCAGGCTGACCTCCACTTCag CGAGTGCGGCTCGGAGCTGCTGGGCGCCGTTGACAACCACGGCGTGCTGCAGCTGGACATCGTCTGGTGCTACCAAGCCTTGGAAGCCTTGTCGTGTCTGGAAGACGGGCGGGAGCGTCTGCGGCTGGCCGAGGACTGCTTCCACAGATGCTACGGCGAGCAGCAGCAGAGGTTGCTCATGATCAAG GGCAACGCGGGGCGCGAGGAGGCGCTGTTCCTGCGCCTGCACCTCCTGCAGAGCCTGCTGGCCTTCGTGGACGGCAACGACCTTCAAGCTCAGCAGCAACTCAGCCAG GTGGAGCTGCTGTACGCGCGCTTGTGTCCCGCCGCGGACAAAATGACTCAGCTGATGCTGCTGGGCTTCAGCGAGCGAGAAGCCCGACTGGGCCTGCGAGCGTGTCACGGCGACGTGCACGAGGCCGCCATGCTGGTCAGCAACCAGAGACAG GAGCGGGAGGAGCTGAGGCAGCGGGAGCATCGCAAGCGGCAGCAGACGAAGGCCAACTTGGCCGTCCTGACCGAGGCGGGCTACGCCGCCCGggacgccgccgccgcgctGAAGCGGGCCGACGGAAACCTGGACCGAGCCTTCCAG ATCCTGCTTGACGCCAGCCAGACGCTCGCCGCAACCAATAGCGATCATGACCAGAAACTGCAGCAG TTGTTGTATTTAGGCTTCGAGCGGTCGCCGGTCGAGGCGGCGCTGGCGTTGACGGGCGGCGACGTCCAATTGGCGACGGAGCTGCTGATGGACAACTGGGGAGCCGTCCCCTCGTTAGTCACGTCCCCCTCTGAAGAGGAGCCTAGCACGTCCTCCGGCTCGACAG ACGACATCGAGCTAGTGAACGAGGTTCTGGAGGACATCCCGCGTCACGAGGACGACTACTTGGACCTGACGCTGGAGGAGGAGCTGCAGCTCATCAACACCATAAAGACGCACCTGTCGCGATCACTCACGGACTGA
- the LOC144009839 gene encoding LOW QUALITY PROTEIN: uncharacterized protein LOC144009839 (The sequence of the model RefSeq protein was modified relative to this genomic sequence to represent the inferred CDS: deleted 1 base in 1 codon), with translation MDKEGVGASQSERGPAPPSSNSSPSPAPGPTPPRLTPNPMLLQDAPPAPPPQTPVTASPPPPLTPAPSLAAPKMAAAAWTSSPHVLVPAPPKLTTTASPALRTYARPILPCASKTTAHTSSSSSAFDAAASSSTAKTSTALTNGSARSISTPTSNTITPFHTPASPPGRQALQTHPASSPGLPVARHKTSQQALLLGKGLKGPGQEQVLLRAQMLILTSAMRAGPSSASSSSPANPASAQLHNVTARPPPPPAAMAAPPSLRLKPAVSAPPPLSRPQTPLFPPLRPRPPTAPGRHLAVPPPTLYSPVRAVPLRPKLHSVRATSSLRLPSSLQTPPANRLQAEVAVLPATIPPPPATSETAPSASRQLQIIALSSARPPPPSSGQTARPTLSRREVLPLPQSGASPPCRKEADAPPGGTQDAENDQRREAEEEADHKMDVTEDGGAGDRDDAMELQEGGATATSEVPPAVDRPQTRAQAESLSETLLPEELPVRHPEALPDRRLPPEPCVHTVSPPGLPGNETSQEELHRDKIDINENASAHSDNQSALSSLSSQSPPSSPFMDAASHAASQPLNLSQSQPAVGESPPEAEPPLDRPEEEPEGLVAGEPWASRAWPQGRDVLTHVVEGFVIQEGLQPFPVNRSALLLLPQPPPAAQAQQEVNGSNGKAVVTASDEAAEHSEHSTDSQDEDGKDAQQPGTRGPHCERAVLHCQFCGKRGHAHNFMRSKRFCSTSCARGFNVRLTKRLRALSAGSRTERPPRPVLNRAQSVPGKPLLLRLPRDLWSAGRRDKDAKEDKKVVPAAAEEEEERQEDEEEEEEEEEEDMEAAGEEEDQEDDGEEEPAVAVTTRMESPAPDRARTSTTAAAAVTASTPTSTFKPEPSQWTVEDVTAFIHTLPGCGEVSSAFRLQEIDGQALLLLTEEHLMGSMNIKLGPALKICAHINALKNP, from the exons ATGGACAAGGAGGGTGTTGGTGCGAGCCAATCAGAACGCGGACcggcc cccccctcctccaacTCGTCCCCATCCCCGGCGCCCGGCCCAACGCCGCCGCGTCTCACGCCCAACCCCATGCTGCTGCAGgacgcgccgccggcgccgccgcCACAGACCCCCGTCACCGCCTCCCCGCCGCCTCCGCTCACCCCCGCGCCCTCCCTCGCCGCACCCAagatggcggcggcggcctggACTTCCTCCCCTCATGTCCTGGTCCCCGCGCCGCCGAAGCTGACCACCACGGCGAGCCCCGCCCTCCGCACGTACGCCCGCCCCATCCTTCCCTGCGCCTCCAAGACCACCGCGCAcacctcctcctcgtcttctgCATTCGATGCCGCCGCTTCGTCGTCAACGGCCAAGACGTCCACCGCGCTGACCAATGGGAGCGCGAGGAGCATTTCCACGCCGACTTCCAACACCATCACGCCCTTCCACACGCCTGCCAGCCCACCTGGAAGACAG GCGCTGCAAACTCACCCGGCGAGCTCGCCCGGCCTCCCCGTCGCCAGACACAAGACTTCCCAGCAGGCCTTGCTCCTGGGAAAAGGTCTCAAAGGGCCCGGACAAGAGCAGGtgctgctcagggctcagatg CTGATTCTCACGTCTGCTATGCGGGCGGGGCCTTCTtccgcttcctcctcctcccccgctAACCCCGCCTCCGCCCAG CTCCACAACGtgacggcgaggccgccgcccccgcccgCCGCCATGGCCGCACCCCCCTCGTTGCGCCTGAAGCCGGCCGTCTCGGCCCCGCCTCCGCTCTCTCGCCCGCAGACGCCGCTCTTCCCTCCTCTGAGGCCACGCCCACCGACCGCGCCCGGCCGCCACCTGGCGGTGCCGCCTCCAA CGCTTTACTCACCGGTGCGAGCGGTCCCTCTGCGGCCCAAACTTCATTCTGTGCGAGCGACGTCGTCGCTGCGGCTTCCCTCCTCCCTCCAGACGCCGCCGGCCAACCGGCTCCAAGCCGAGGTCGCCGTCCTCCCCGCGACCATCCCGCCGCCGCCTGCCACCTCAGAGACGGCGCCGTCCGCTTCCCGCCAACTCCAAATCATCGCGCTCTCTTCAgctcgcccgccgccgccgtcttCCGGTCAAACCGCGCGGCCAACGTTGAGCAGACGGGAAGTGCTTCCGCTTCCTCAAAGCGGCGCGTCGCCGCCTTGCCGGAAGGAGGCCGACGCTCCGCCGGGAGGAACCCAAGATGCTGAAAATGACCAAAGACGGGAGGCTGAGGAGGAAGCGGACCACAAGATGGATGTGACGGAGGACGGCGGCGCCGGCGACCGGGACGACGCCATGGAGCTGCAAGAGGGAGGGGCCACCGCCACCTCCGAGGTGCCGCCGGCTGTCGATCGGCCGCAAACGCGTGCACAGGCGGAATCGCTCAGCGAGACTTTGCTTCCGGAAGAACTTCCCGTCCGGCATCCGGAAGCGCTTCCTGACCGGCGTCTGCCACCGGAACCTTGCGTGCACACCGTCAGCCCGCCGGGACTTCCTGGCAACGAGACGAGCCAGGAGGAACTCCATCGAGACAAAATCGACATCAACGAGAATGCGTCCGCGCATTCTGACAACCAATCAG CCTTGTCCAGCCTGTCGTCGCAGTCTCCGCCCTCGTCCCCGTTCATGGATGCTGCCTCCCACGCCGCCTCCCAGCCGCTCAAtctcagccaatcgcagccggCCGTCGGCGAGAGCCCGCCGGAAGCCGAGCCGCCCCTCGATCGACCGGAAGAAGAGCCCGAGGGCCTGGTGGCGGGCGAGCCGTGGGCGTCGAGGGCGTGGCCTCAAGGCAGGGACGTCCTGACGCATGTGGTGGAAGGCTTCGTCATCCAGGAAGGACTGCAACCCTTTCCT GTGAACCGTTCGGCGCTGCTTTTGCTTCCTCAGCCGCCGCCGGCGGCACAGGCACAGCAGGAAGTGAACGGGAGCAACGGCAAGGCGGTGGTAACGGCGTCGGATGAGGCGGCGGAACACTCGGAACATTCGACCGACTCGCAAGACGAGGACGGCAAAGATGCCCAACAACCTGGAACGC GCGGTCCCCATTGCGAGCGCGCCGTCCTCCACTGCCAGTTCTGTGGCAAGAGAGGCCACGCCCACAACTTCATGCGCTCCAAACGCTTCTGCTCAACGTCCTGTGCTCGCGG GTTCAACGTCCGCCTGACCAAGCGCCTGCGAGCGCTGAGCGCCGGCAGCCGCACGGAGAGGCCGCCGCGACCGGTCCTCAACAGGGCGCAGTCCGTGCCGGGGAAACCGCTCCTGCTCAGACTG CCTCGCGATCTTTGGAGTGCCGGACGCAGGGACAAGGACGCCAAGGAGGACAAGAAGGTCGTGCCGGCGgcagcggaggaggaggaggagcgccaagaagatgaagaagaggaggaggaggaagaagaggaggacatGGAGGCAGCAGGAGAGGAGGAAGACCAGGAGGACGACGGAGAGGAGGAACCAGCGGTTGCCGTGACAACCAGGATGGAGAGTCCGGCGCCGGACAGAGCGAGGACGtcgacgacggcggcggcggcggtcacCGCGTCCACGCCCACAAGCACCTTTAAGCCCGAACCCTCGCAGTGGACCGTCGAGGACGTGACGGCCTTCATACACACGCTGCCGG GCTGCGGCGAGGTTTCGTCGGCGTTCCGTCTTCAGGAGATCGACGGCCaagcgctgctgctgctgaccgAAGAACATCTGATGGGCAGCATGAACATCAAACTGGGGCCAGCGCTCAAGATCTGCGCGCACATCAACGCGCTCAAGAACCCGTAA
- the nub1 gene encoding NEDD8 ultimate buster 1 isoform X3 — protein MPGSEVAAALEVIRVQALRRGQRNQTFRETNIATVELLLPRGCSKDSKSKTFMETRLDVTAQELMDRIAQEVGLKSFKVILNGKTLNGGLRLDQQGVSNHSKMMVLKASAVASAGAGQSTSQGGSDGHPASQSASHDHSVQRTHRGFQILAERDGSDDLQTTPFLEVADQKGNPLKIPHKEKKALILAMGLHEKGRALMKRKCHDEALCHLLQADLHFSECGSELLGAVDNHGVLQLDIVWCYQALEALSCLEDGRERLRLAEDCFHRCYGEQQQRLLMIKGNAGREEALFLRLHLLQSLLAFVDGNDLQAQQQLSQVELLYARLCPAADKMTQLMLLGFSEREARLGLRACHGDVHEAAMLVSNQRQEREELRQREHRKRQQTKANLAVLTEAGYAARDAAAALKRADGNLDRAFQILLDASQTLAATNSDHDQKLQQLLYLGFERSPVEAALALTGGDVQLATELLMDNWGAVPSLVTSPSEEEPSTSSGSTDDIELVNEVLEDIPRHEDDYLDLTLEEELQLINTIKTHLSRSLTD, from the exons ATGCCGGGGTCAGAGGTCGCGGCCGCTCTGGAGGTCATCCGCGTGCAGGCGCTGAGGAGAGGTCAGCGGAATCAGACCTTTCGGGAAACCAACATCGCCACCGTCGAGCTGCTGCTGCCGCGAGGCTGCAGCAAG GACAGCAAGTCAAAGACGTTCATGGAGACCAGGCTGGATGTGACTGCTCAGGAGCTGATGGACAG GATTGCACAAGAAGTTGGCCTTAAATCCTTCAAGGTGATCCTCAATGGGAAAACTCTGAATGGCG GTCTGCGCCTGGACCAGCAGGGCGTTAGCAACCACAGCAAGATGATGGTCCTCAAGGCCAGCGCCGTCGCCTCCGCTGGCGCCGGGCAGTCCACTTCTCAGGGCGGCAGCGACGGCCACCCTGCTTCGCAGTCCGCCTCGCACGACCACAGCGTCCAGCGCACGCACAGAGGCTTCCAGATCCTGGCCGAGAGAG ACGGCAGTGACGACCTTCAGACCACGCCCTTCCTGGAGGTCGCCGACCAGAAGGGAAACCCGCTGAAGATCCCCCACAAGGAGAAGAAG GCACTGATCCTCGCCATGGGCCTCCATGAGAAGGGGCGGGCCCTCATGAAGAGGAAATGCCACGACGAAGCACTCTGTCACCTCCTGCAGGCTGACCTCCACTTCag CGAGTGCGGCTCGGAGCTGCTGGGCGCCGTTGACAACCACGGCGTGCTGCAGCTGGACATCGTCTGGTGCTACCAAGCCTTGGAAGCCTTGTCGTGTCTGGAAGACGGGCGGGAGCGTCTGCGGCTGGCCGAGGACTGCTTCCACAGATGCTACGGCGAGCAGCAGCAGAGGTTGCTCATGATCAAG GGCAACGCGGGGCGCGAGGAGGCGCTGTTCCTGCGCCTGCACCTCCTGCAGAGCCTGCTGGCCTTCGTGGACGGCAACGACCTTCAAGCTCAGCAGCAACTCAGCCAG GTGGAGCTGCTGTACGCGCGCTTGTGTCCCGCCGCGGACAAAATGACTCAGCTGATGCTGCTGGGCTTCAGCGAGCGAGAAGCCCGACTGGGCCTGCGAGCGTGTCACGGCGACGTGCACGAGGCCGCCATGCTGGTCAGCAACCAGAGACAG GAGCGGGAGGAGCTGAGGCAGCGGGAGCATCGCAAGCGGCAGCAGACGAAGGCCAACTTGGCCGTCCTGACCGAGGCGGGCTACGCCGCCCGggacgccgccgccgcgctGAAGCGGGCCGACGGAAACCTGGACCGAGCCTTCCAG ATCCTGCTTGACGCCAGCCAGACGCTCGCCGCAACCAATAGCGATCATGACCAGAAACTGCAGCAG TTGTTGTATTTAGGCTTCGAGCGGTCGCCGGTCGAGGCGGCGCTGGCGTTGACGGGCGGCGACGTCCAATTGGCGACGGAGCTGCTGATGGACAACTGGGGAGCCGTCCCCTCGTTAGTCACGTCCCCCTCTGAAGAGGAGCCTAGCACGTCCTCCGGCTCGACAG ACGACATCGAGCTAGTGAACGAGGTTCTGGAGGACATCCCGCGTCACGAGGACGACTACTTGGACCTGACGCTGGAGGAGGAGCTGCAGCTCATCAACACCATAAAGACGCACCTGTCGCGATCACTCACGGACTGA
- the LOC144009844 gene encoding uncharacterized protein LOC144009844, producing the protein MPSTKMIKHKAVEERTKLVNLQVAPARQSRAASCPRPTQKRGRSQTSRERPSRSRSNVARAGPAKQDAACDAKWREDGECPGRRGQVSIRKLGIHSHKAFTVIPPNPKKRREIQKKAEAELAALEELRLSRAMAYVNIQPSSVGGCLSLEEVRLKQQQEMMQAKRKQKAL; encoded by the exons ATGCCTTCAACAAAGATGATCAAGCACAAAGCAGTGGAAGAGAGGACCAAACTTGTCAACCTCCAAGTGGCCCCCGCGCGCCAAAGCCGAGCGGCCAGCTGCCCCAGACCGACGCAGAAGCGGGGTCGCTCCCAGACGAGCCGCGAGCGCCCCAGCAGATCCAGATCCAACGTGGCCCGAGCCGGACCCGCCAAGCAGGATGCCGCCTGCGATGCAAAGTGGCGGGAGGACGGTGAGTGTCCGGGACGGCGTGGCCAAGTGAGCATCCGGAAACTGGGAATTCACAG ccACAAAGCCTTCACCGTCATCCCCCCGAACCCCAAGAAGAGAAGAGAGATCCAGAAAA AGGCGGAGGCGGAGCTGGCGGCTCTGGAGGAGCTGCGGCTGAGCAGAGCCATGGCGTACGTCAACATCCAGCCCAGCAGCGTCG GTGGCTGTTTGAGTCTGGAGGAAGTCCGACTGAAGCAGCAGCAGGAAATGATGCAGGCCAAGAGGAAGCAAAAAGCGCTGTGA
- the nub1 gene encoding NEDD8 ultimate buster 1 isoform X2, with protein sequence MVWRELAERYGTLLRMPGSEVAAALEVIRVQALRRGQRNQTFRETNIATVELLLPRGCSKDSKSKTFMETRLDVTAQELMDRIAQEVGLKSFKVILNGKTLNGGLRLDQQGVSNHSKMMVLKASAVASAGAGQSTSQGGSDGHPASQSASHDHSVQRTHRGFQILAERDGSDDLQTTPFLEVADQKGNPLKIPHKEKKALILAMGLHEKGRALMKRKCHDEALCHLLQADLHFSECGSELLGAVDNHGVLQLDIVWCYQALEALSCLEDGRERLRLAEDCFHRCYGEQQQRLLMIKGNAGREEALFLRLHLLQSLLAFVDGNDLQAQQQLSQVELLYARLCPAADKMTQLMLLGFSEREARLGLRACHGDVHEAAMLVSNQRQEREELRQREHRKRQQTKANLAVLTEAGYAARDAAAALKRADGNLDRAFQILLDASQTLAATNSDHDQKLQQLLYLGFERSPVEAALALTGGDVQLATELLMDNWGAVPSLVTSPSEEEPSTSSGSTDDIELVNEVLEDIPRHEDDYLDLTLEEELQLINTIKTHLSRSLTD encoded by the exons GAGCTAGCGGAGCGCTACGGCACCCTGCTGCGCATGCCGGGGTCAGAGGTCGCGGCCGCTCTGGAGGTCATCCGCGTGCAGGCGCTGAGGAGAGGTCAGCGGAATCAGACCTTTCGGGAAACCAACATCGCCACCGTCGAGCTGCTGCTGCCGCGAGGCTGCAGCAAG GACAGCAAGTCAAAGACGTTCATGGAGACCAGGCTGGATGTGACTGCTCAGGAGCTGATGGACAG GATTGCACAAGAAGTTGGCCTTAAATCCTTCAAGGTGATCCTCAATGGGAAAACTCTGAATGGCG GTCTGCGCCTGGACCAGCAGGGCGTTAGCAACCACAGCAAGATGATGGTCCTCAAGGCCAGCGCCGTCGCCTCCGCTGGCGCCGGGCAGTCCACTTCTCAGGGCGGCAGCGACGGCCACCCTGCTTCGCAGTCCGCCTCGCACGACCACAGCGTCCAGCGCACGCACAGAGGCTTCCAGATCCTGGCCGAGAGAG ACGGCAGTGACGACCTTCAGACCACGCCCTTCCTGGAGGTCGCCGACCAGAAGGGAAACCCGCTGAAGATCCCCCACAAGGAGAAGAAG GCACTGATCCTCGCCATGGGCCTCCATGAGAAGGGGCGGGCCCTCATGAAGAGGAAATGCCACGACGAAGCACTCTGTCACCTCCTGCAGGCTGACCTCCACTTCag CGAGTGCGGCTCGGAGCTGCTGGGCGCCGTTGACAACCACGGCGTGCTGCAGCTGGACATCGTCTGGTGCTACCAAGCCTTGGAAGCCTTGTCGTGTCTGGAAGACGGGCGGGAGCGTCTGCGGCTGGCCGAGGACTGCTTCCACAGATGCTACGGCGAGCAGCAGCAGAGGTTGCTCATGATCAAG GGCAACGCGGGGCGCGAGGAGGCGCTGTTCCTGCGCCTGCACCTCCTGCAGAGCCTGCTGGCCTTCGTGGACGGCAACGACCTTCAAGCTCAGCAGCAACTCAGCCAG GTGGAGCTGCTGTACGCGCGCTTGTGTCCCGCCGCGGACAAAATGACTCAGCTGATGCTGCTGGGCTTCAGCGAGCGAGAAGCCCGACTGGGCCTGCGAGCGTGTCACGGCGACGTGCACGAGGCCGCCATGCTGGTCAGCAACCAGAGACAG GAGCGGGAGGAGCTGAGGCAGCGGGAGCATCGCAAGCGGCAGCAGACGAAGGCCAACTTGGCCGTCCTGACCGAGGCGGGCTACGCCGCCCGggacgccgccgccgcgctGAAGCGGGCCGACGGAAACCTGGACCGAGCCTTCCAG ATCCTGCTTGACGCCAGCCAGACGCTCGCCGCAACCAATAGCGATCATGACCAGAAACTGCAGCAG TTGTTGTATTTAGGCTTCGAGCGGTCGCCGGTCGAGGCGGCGCTGGCGTTGACGGGCGGCGACGTCCAATTGGCGACGGAGCTGCTGATGGACAACTGGGGAGCCGTCCCCTCGTTAGTCACGTCCCCCTCTGAAGAGGAGCCTAGCACGTCCTCCGGCTCGACAG ACGACATCGAGCTAGTGAACGAGGTTCTGGAGGACATCCCGCGTCACGAGGACGACTACTTGGACCTGACGCTGGAGGAGGAGCTGCAGCTCATCAACACCATAAAGACGCACCTGTCGCGATCACTCACGGACTGA